Genomic window (Rosa chinensis cultivar Old Blush chromosome 6, RchiOBHm-V2, whole genome shotgun sequence):
TTCAAAAATCAAAGTCAGCATCAGAAACTGACAACAGCTAAAGAGTATCTTCAATTGAGTCCTTGGCATCATTCTTTTCCTTCACAAATTTCCCAACTGGCATTGGATTTTTCTTTAgcaaatcacacaaatattaAACATGAACCAGAAAGAACCACCAACACGCGGCCAAACGCGGCAGAGTTGGTTGCAATGCATGGACACGCACGGCCTTGATCACGGTGCTTGCTTCTACTTTCAAACACTTGTAGAACATCCCTGTTCCATTTGCATGGCTTCTCAAAACATTTTCAGATCCATACAACAAGGCTGGTTTTATTTCTATGTACTTCCAATATTTTGGTAAAACTCCCTTTCCAATCTGACGAGGTTTTTAGGGTAATTTCAAATACAAATAGGAATACTAACCAATCGATCAGTAGTATGTATCAAGCAATATCTATCGCAGTCAATATCTTACTCAACCTCCGTTAACCTTTGTCACGCTTCAATATTTATTGCAGTCAATGTTTTATCTATTCCCTTCATTTACATAAATTTGTTATGTTTTAGTCTTCCTAACTAAttaactttttttaatttcattaattATACAATCAcgtattatttttgaatttaaattatTGTAACTCGATATTTTCGATTGAACACCAAACAATTTGTAATAGCATACAAGGACTTCTCTGATCTCATTTGAAACTTATCATTTATCATTGGACAGATTGGTCAAATCGATAAGACTCGTCGCCATGTACTCTTTTTTGGTCTTCCTCCATggttttcttcctttcttctcaGTCACATATTGAAGTGGAAGCCTGAAACAAATGGACTGAAACTGGCCAGCATTCCCTTTACAACTTCTCAGTCACATATTTGGAGGAGACGTATGTACAAAACCAATGTTTTTTGGGTCCCTGACTGAAAATGTAGAACGTTAATTAACGACAATGACAAACACTATGACACAAAAAAATGCAATAAACCAAGGACGCTCTTGCAAAATCACATGAAAGCTTCACATCCCCAACCTGTGGCCACCATCACCACCGTCCATTAAAAAACCATCCCAACTCTTTCCTAACACACACTCACTCAATAGTCCCCTTCTCCCTCTCCGTTAACAACAAACAGCTCATCCAATCTATACCTATAAAACTCGCTCAACTCCTCAATCTATCCCCCTAATCTCTCCCACCACCTCTCCTTTGGATTCCCCTCCAAAACCCGCCGGAAACCACCGTTCTCCGGCGGACAACCCCACTTTCAATCACCAACTGACCCGCCACAGCCATGTCCACTTCTTCCATACCCTTCATTTCTCTCACACCCAACAGCTCAAAACTTCTGCTAAAGCCAAGTACATGCACACCGAGACTGAGACTATCAAGCTCTTCATTTTCGCTCGGTTCGTTCTCGAAGAGGGGGTTCAGAAATGGGGGTCTGACGATAAAAGGTTGCTCGACGTCGCCGTTTATAGGAAGAGTTGGGTCGCAGCGGAGGGAAGGAAACTCTTCGTTGCTTTCGTTTGGGATAAACCCACCAACGGCTATGTCCAAAGGAGCCGAACAGAGTGGTGAGGACTCGTCTCAGGTCTTATCCGCAATGCTTCCATTTGTGGTTGCTGCCACTGCTATTGCTGCTTTGGCTCAGCCTGCCACGTTTACTTGGTAAGGGACTGCTTGGCCTTGTTTCTTTGATTTGGGTTACTAGCTTTTCAGTACTTGCATGTTCAAGTGTTGTGGATTTGAGAACTGGGATtctgtttttgaagtttgttGTGAGTCCAAGTTGGATTATTTTACTACCTTTTTTTGTTATCTGTGTAGGTGGTTCTGAAGACCATGAACTGAAGTTGGATTAGTTTCATAAAATAATGCAATTTTCAGATgccctttttttatattttctgttGTCATGTACTTTTATGTTTTCCTAGACCATTTCATTGAACTCTTAATCACTGAAGTTTATAGTACCTATTTGGTTTTTGAGAAGTAGAATTTTGAAGCTGGGACAGCTTGCATGTGCTTGATAAAAGGCCCATGAGGGATTAGTTTTTCTGGTTCAAGTTGATGTTGCCAAAAAGACTGTATTGTTGTAAAGCTTGAGATAAGAGATGTCCTAATTCAGAATTGATTCAGGGTATCCAAGGATTTATACGCCCCTGCTCTTGGTGGGATCATGCTCTCCATTGGAATCAAACTTTCGGTCGATGATTTTGCTCTTGCTGTCAAAAGTTATGTCTTGATTCTCCACTGTGTATATATTCTCCTTATTGTCATTATTCCAATTTGTTTGTGAGTTTTTGAGTGTGCTCCCAATATTCTTTACTTCTCATCTCTTGCAGACCTTTACCACTCTCTATTGGGTTTATCGCACAGTATGTGCTGAAACCGGCTCTAGGGGTGTTAATTGCAATGGCATTTGGCGTGCCTAGAATATTCTACGCTGGGTTTGTCCTCACCACTTGTGTTGCAGGGGCACAGCTATCTAGTTATGCTAGTTTCTTGAGCAAAGGAGATGTGGCCTTGAGTATCCTCCTCACTAGCTCCACCACAATTGCCTCGGTGATCGTTACCCCTATACTGACAGGCCTTTTAATTGGTTCTGTTGTTCCGGTCAATGCTGTTGCCATGGCAAAGTCAATATTGCAGGTAATTGGGAGTTGGGATACATTTGCTATACTGGTCATAcatttagttgacattcattgATCTGGTTTTAATTTTATCAACATTGTGATTTGGTGGTTAGGTTGTTCTTGTTCCGGTCACTATTGGCCTTGCGCTGAATACTTATGCCAAACCAGTTGTCACCATCCTTCAACCAGTGATGCCATTTGTTGCTATGATCTGTACTTCATTGTGCATTGGCAGTCCTCTTGCAATTAATCAAAGACAAATTCTGTCTATGGATGGTCTCCGATTGATATTTCCTGTTTTAGCATTTCATGCAGTGGCCTTTGCTGTTGGATACTGGGTATCCAAAATTCCAAGTGTAAGGTAAATCTTTCTTTACCCTGGAATGTTAAATTTATGTTCTGAAGTCATGCCTTTCATTTAGTTCTGGGGCTTTGGCGTGAGCAACCCCAATCCTTGTCATTCCCCTAGTTTCTGGACTTTGATTCCTCCATGATCATATTTTAATGTTTGATTACTCAAGTAATGTCTCTCTTTTGTCCCTCCAATAGTGAATAGCATGCATGTTTGATGCAGCAAACATCTATCTTTCACTTCCATGCCCGACCACCTTGCAATTACACAGTTATCTAGTAACTCAGCTTTGTTTATTATTGTGGTTCTGTTATTATAAAGAGCTTCTAGATTCATTATAACAGAGTTATTTAGTTTCCTTGCTGCAGCTTAAATTCTTAGCAGGGTATTATTCTTTCCCTATATACCAGCTTTGAATCCCTTAGTGTTAACCTCAGATATCATTCAAGTCTTGCAAGCCAGCGTGTCAAAGAATATAACAAATTTTGTGGAGTCCAATCAAGCCAGTTTAAATTGTGCAAGAAGCTAGGTATTTGATAAACCCAAATCCGCTTAATAGACAATTTTATTGCTGTGACaggcaagaagaagaagttagCAGAACACTTTCATTATGCACAGGAATGCAAAGCTCCACCCTGGCAGGTCTCCTTGCAAGCCAGTTCCTTGGGAGCAGTCAAGCCGTTCCTCCAGCATGTTCGGTTGTTGCCATGGCCATCATGGGCCTTTTTCTTGCCTCTTTCTGGGGCACGGGTGCTCGAATTCGAGACCTTTCTTCCCTACTAATGCCTCAAACCAGTTCTACCATGAACGCTTCATAGTGAAGCAACAACCAGAGAAAGCTAATTTAGTGCAGACTGATGGCCAGGGTAACTAGCGCAGAGCATTTTGAGGCAAGTACAATAGAAAGGGATCCGGGGTGTTTGTGTGGAACACACCTCAACTGGGTTGGAAAGAATAGTGCATACAGAGGATAAGGAGCCAAATAGACAATGGGAAACATAGTTTAGGCGTAGACTACTTGTAAAGTTGTAAAGCTTTCTACACTACAGCTACATCTTGATGTTGCTACTTTGTATAGGCCCTCATTAAGGTATATATAAAGGTTTGCAACTCTCATCCACTTCCATTACTTTCACAATTAGCTTGCAGtgcttttgagtttgaaacttCGCAGAATCACATGATTACACCCAATCCAACCTAACCTGAGCACATGAATGCTTTATGGTTTTCAATTGTTTTCTGTAACAGCAGGAACAAGAACAAAGCAAACAGCCTTCCCACAAGAAGGAACAAACCAGCTACAAACTAGATAATTCAATTACTTGTCTATTAAACCACATCTTTATTTCTGTTCAACATGGCATATTTGACCCCTTCCAGACTCTGCTTGCCTGGACTTAATCAATTAAGCATTACATCTAGTCGACTAGTCTTTAGTTCTTTACCGTAAACGGCATAACTCTGCAGCTTGAAGTTCCTCATGAAACAAGCATTTGTATAGCCGAATTTTTCAAAGCATGTGAAGTAACTTTTAACTGATTTTTGTTCACTTAAAGAAGATAATAATGCATGGTTATGTATATGCCTCTGTCAACAGCATCTCTGACCTAAAGGCCCAAAAcagtaaaaaaaactaaaattcagTCTTCATAACTGCACTCATAATCAGTCAAAATCCTCGAGTACTTATTTCCTTGTTAATTACTTTGAAGGGATTGTAAAAATTTTGAGTATCATAATTATGTTATAATAccttttttttgtatttgtagGTCAATGGATCACTGAATTGTAGGGAAACTTTTTCTGGAAAAGCGTATTTCAGAGATGTCAGACAAAGTAGTGGAATTGAAAGAACTTACTGCAACAAGTTTGTGTTAGAATTTGAGCTTCAACAACACAACATAGATGCTTTGATAAATTTTGACAAGACCTGCCCCGGATTTTAccccgaaatccgaagtggtcctacggggcccactttagaagaaattctactaaaAATTTGGCGAAACTTCTCTtaaaagtaggctacccaaaacccgtaggaaaacatttacacttttAAATCATCCATCTTTATtctcctagagccaccctgctccccaaatcacaacatttcccaattcacaaaacacaaaacgcaatttgaataacattaatcccacaggtaatcagagcaattctaatagaaaggataaacaaggaaaacctaattcaaaggaaaaCGCGGAAACCATGCTGTTGattatgcctcaactccatgtacgcccgacctcaactaatttcgcctgcaaactgggcatttgaaaccgaagggcccaggggaaaagaattgaaaaacacgttagtgtgagtggacaaaaataaataattaagatgatttaaatgaagcaaacttaaatacttttcccacttatttaaatttataaaacttcgatgcatgcaacgtttataaaactttttttcttaaaaacagGAGACTGGAAACTGGAAACTGTAAATCAAACCCGATGAGTATCGTATCatcggactagaccccgctagcctagaaataatataaaagtaggggaagaagatagccatacgaatgagcctcctaggctaaagtactcccatatactcccgttatatacccacacgccactaagtgtagcgattaggatattGGGCTTCaacattactgtcacaaagacagtaaccagcgccacaaaggcggacgggtttcggtgatcccatcacctcgccacaaaggcggacatatcaatgctagcatgataaataatcacccaaagtatggcaaaaagaaaatccgaaaaccacataaatccataaagcttcccccaaATTCTCACAATAAGCCAAAAATATcatcgacgtgtcccacacgccaaaagtatctcaaatcaatagcagaaaggcgagatcaaattataaatcacaattcagaaacaaaaCCGAAGCAAGAATCAtcaataaggcattcccaatgccaaaaccgaaagtcgataaataaataagaaaatgacaataaatcaacggcgtgtcccacaagcaaaaatattctcgggtcaatgatgaataagcaaggaagttcaataatgaactaatattcCACTTTAAAATAAATACCATGGAAAatactttgttgaaaaacaacataaatcaaAGTTTctaatccgagcataacaaaattaatatcccAAATTCACAACTGgaataaatcataatcacttcatgaaaaacattattgaaagcaaatccacgagataaaccgaaatcaaattctgaaatcaattcatatgctcgaacGGTAatataataattaaataaagcattaattcaagaaaataagctcatgcatcattatttaaaacaaaagtccactcacagtactattccgacgatcacgtatacgagtttCTTCATCGAGCAagagctcggtacatcgccctgtacacaattatattccgtaagcgacaattcgacaatttaaatacgattctaatattttatcctctgaaatcaaacttccaatttctttccccatttaatccaacttcacCCCTAATACCAACTCATTAGTTTAAAGGTTCTAGGGCAGAattgagagaaatccgacggtcggattctcgtaattcaatGATCGACATCCCAAACTTCGGAATTACACAATCGATACAAAACTCCTTCAAtttccaaacttcacatatataagctctagatcaaaaataggatttaactagctaaaaatagaAGCCAAAAACCTGCCCTATACGCCTCCACGCACCACCCACAGTGGCAGcgagtggggcccacgcgccggtGGTCACCACCttcgatggccaccaaattttgacagcagcaactactcaacacgcccaacatttttcccaactacaacacattccaattttacctttaagtgcACGAAATCGgtcggtgaaatttttccagaaaattctAAACCCTAGATTCGGgtttctccttgattctccCTCTACGATGCAAATTGGAGTTAATGgacttaggggaaatgatcactgCCTTGAGGTGCTTCGATTGACCCGGAATTGTCACCGGGGACCGCCGGAATAGGAAGAAATCACCGGAATTAGTCAAATGGAACCGTCGGGCATTTGGGCTTCGATCTCACTTTTCCGACCAAAACACCATCACCCATGGCCACAGCCGTGTAGAGGATGAGAAACCGCGTCAACCACCTACCGGGGCTCGCCTTCTAGTGGCCGGACGGCGCCGATCTCGACGGAGACAGTGGAAGACTgaaagaagagggagagagagatcgggaaagaggaaagagaaaatgagAGAGTTACCGAGTgggtagtttccgaaaatggaagctaccacagtaactttctatatatatagaaagttaccgtaaacagtaacttctacctttttggccataacttttgcatacgaactctgatttttacgtaccacatatgcacttGCTCGGTTTAATATCCTCtgcgactttcatgaagaaaattttctcaaattttgacccgatcgaaaagtcaacttttagggccactaataataccgaaacaaagtaaaaagtgaaagtagttgtcatttaccatccaaatgactagtaaacgggtaaattgaaatacgggacgttacaaatTTGCAGTAGCAAATGAAGCAGTAAGAACAATGGCAGAGTTCACGGTAAACTTGTGTGCTTTGCAAACTCAGATCTAGAATTCTTATCAGTGCAAAGAAACCTTAACCCTTATATAGTCAAGGTGTTTAGACCTACCTAACCATGTTGTGGTTGAAAATGAGAAAGGTAATTAACTAGATTAAAAAATACTTTACATAACCAAAATATCTAGCTAATTTGAAGTGGAGAAAACAGTAGTAGCAAGTGGGCTGCAAAACTGAACTTTCCTAGTTGGATCGGGAAAGCATTAACTTCAACAGTTTGCCCCCTGCTGACAGTTATGCTCCAGCTGATATTCACTTGTGATTTTGTACATTGATTCTCGTTTCCATGTTCACCTGTATGGATTCTGCTGATTATGTATTCAGCTGTCCTTTAAGCTTTTGCATTGGTGAAGCTAATGAACTATGTTGAAGACTATAGGTGAAGCATGTAAAAATATCAGTTCCATCTCTCAGAAAGAAGATACGGTAAGCCTTTGGATAGGTGAAGCATGTAAAAACTCTGCTATTGTAGTTGTAACAGTAATGTAAAAACTCATTTTcatgttttaattgttattctAATTTTCTCAGATGAAGGAAACTCTTGAATATCAAAATGATTTGATCTTCGAAAAGTTGACTCACATGTTCGACGATGTGAGCTTTCAGGGAAGTTCTCATTTATAATTTATTAGCTTCCCATATTGTGAATAACGTAGAGCAGCAATCAAACACCAAGTTGGTATTCACCAATCATACTACCACCATTAATAGTCTACAACAATTGATACATTCACATATCTTTTTCACCTTATCAATTCACTCCAACATGCACTGCGTGATTCATGTAACAATGTATTCAGCATCAAACATGTCAATTGTCAAACATAATTGCCACATTTATACTTTTGGGTCATTACTTCTTGCATGAGGTAAGTCGAGTTTTAGATGATTGGAAAGAGTATATGTGTGTTTTCCAATCAGTTAGAGTTCGACATATTTATCGTGAAGCAAACCGTGTAGCGGATAGGGTTGCTCACCTTGCTAGTGGATGTTATATTGATGATTTGTGGTTAGATGAGATGCCTGCAATTATTCAAGATATTCTCTACGAGGATCAATGTAACTGTTTCTATGTAGCTCGgagttcaggttttatgtccccctcgATGCAAAACtctaatattaatataataaatgaaacCGGACGTGGGACTGAGCTTCCCAGCTAGACTAGGTTctaaacccctttcaaaaaaaaaaaaagaagaagaaagaaacctaTGCCAAATTAAGGAAACCAAACCCGCCCTACCAATCTACCATAATACAAAGTATTACATCATTAGCTTATATATACATCAAAATAGAAAGGCAAATTAACCTatctttctttattttcatgatccaaaaaagaaaggagCAGCGTCATGGAAGCTGACTGGTCAGATATTGCTCAAGATCTTGTTAGCTCTCTTGTAAAACGATTGGAGGTTACCTTGGAAGATTTTATTGCTCTTGCTGGCGTACGAAAACAATGGAGATTAGCAACTATAAAGACTAGTCGATTAACACATCAAGTTTTATTCCTTAGACTTCCAGAGAATTACAACAAGGATGGCATCCGTGAGTTTTAAAACTTCAAAAAGAGAAGACTTACCATCTTGATCTGCCAGAAGCTAAGGGAAAGCTATGTTATTCCTCTCTAGGTTGGCTCATTACTGTACCTCAACAGAAACAAAATTTTACAGTTAATCTGTTCAATCCTGTAAATTATGCTCAGATATTAAGTTGCCAGATTTTAATAAGATCTATAAAGGTCCTGCAAAGGA
Coding sequences:
- the LOC112173020 gene encoding probable sodium/metabolite cotransporter BASS3, chloroplastic, encoding MSTSSIPFISLTPNSSKLLLKPSTCTPRLRLSSSSFSLGSFSKRGFRNGGLTIKGCSTSPFIGRVGSQRREGNSSLLSFGINPPTAMSKGAEQSGEDSSQVLSAMLPFVVAATAIAALAQPATFTWVSKDLYAPALGGIMLSIGIKLSVDDFALAVKRPLPLSIGFIAQYVLKPALGVLIAMAFGVPRIFYAGFVLTTCVAGAQLSSYASFLSKGDVALSILLTSSTTIASVIVTPILTGLLIGSVVPVNAVAMAKSILQVVLVPVTIGLALNTYAKPVVTILQPVMPFVAMICTSLCIGSPLAINQRQILSMDGLRLIFPVLAFHAVAFAVGYWVSKIPSVRQEEEVSRTLSLCTGMQSSTLAGLLASQFLGSSQAVPPACSVVAMAIMGLFLASFWGTGARIRDLSSLLMPQTSSTMNAS